The Streptomyces sp. NBC_01689 genome includes a window with the following:
- the aceE gene encoding pyruvate dehydrogenase (acetyl-transferring), homodimeric type: MASGSDRNPIIIGGLPSQVPDFDPEETQEWLDSLDAAVDERGRERARYLMLRLIERAREKRVAVPEMRSSDYVNTIATKDEPFFPGNEEIERKVLNATRWNAAVMVSRAQRPGIGVGGHIATFASSASLYDVGFNHFFRGKDGGDGGDQIFFQGHASPGIYARAFLLDRLSEQQLDAFRQEKSKAPYGLSSYPHPRLMPDFWEFPTVSMGLGPLGAIFQARMNRYMEARGIADTSASHVWAFLGDGEMDEPESLGQLSIAAREGLDNLTFVVNCNLQRLDGPVRGNGKIIQELESQFRGAGWNVIKLVWDRSWDPLLAQDRDGVLVNKLNTTPDGQFQTYATETGAYIRDHFFGDDHRLRAMVEGMTDAQILHLGRGGHDHKKIFAAFSAAKAHTGQPTVILAQTVKGWTLGPNFEGRNATHQMKKLTVADLKGFRDRLHLPISDKELEDGAPPYYHPGRNSEEIQYMHDRRKGLGGYVPTRVVRAKPLQLPEEKTYASVRKGSGQQSIATTMAFVRLLKDLMRDKEIGKRFVLIAPDEYRTFGMDSFFPSAKIYNPLGQQYESVDRDLLLAYKESPTGQMLHDGISEAGCTASLIAAGSAYATHGEPLIPVYVFYSMFGFQRTGDQFWQMADQLARGFVLGATAGRTTLTGEGLQHADGHSQLLASTNPGCVAYDPAYGFEIAHIVKDGLRRMYGPDSEDVFYYLTVYNEPIQHPAEPADVDVEGILKGVHRFSRGTEGSIPAQILASGVAVPWALEAQRVLAAEWNVRADVWSATSWNELRREAVEVERHNLLHPEEEQRVPYVTRKLSGSEGPFVAVSDWMRSVPDQIARWVPGTYQSLGADGFGFADTRGAARRFFHIDAQSIVVAVLTELAREGKVDRSVLKQAIDRYQLLEVAAADPGAAGGDA, from the coding sequence GTGGCTTCCGGATCCGATCGCAATCCGATCATCATTGGCGGCCTTCCCAGTCAGGTCCCGGACTTCGACCCCGAAGAGACACAGGAGTGGCTCGACTCGCTCGACGCCGCCGTCGACGAGCGCGGCCGTGAGCGCGCCCGCTATCTGATGCTGCGGCTCATCGAGAGGGCCCGCGAGAAGCGCGTGGCCGTGCCCGAGATGCGCAGCTCGGACTACGTCAACACGATCGCCACCAAGGACGAGCCGTTCTTCCCGGGCAACGAGGAGATCGAGCGCAAGGTCCTCAACGCGACCCGCTGGAACGCGGCCGTGATGGTCTCCAGGGCCCAGCGTCCGGGCATCGGCGTCGGCGGGCACATCGCCACCTTCGCCTCCTCCGCCTCGCTCTACGACGTCGGCTTCAACCACTTCTTCCGTGGCAAGGACGGGGGCGACGGCGGTGACCAGATCTTCTTCCAGGGGCACGCGTCCCCCGGTATCTACGCCCGCGCGTTCCTGCTCGACCGGCTGAGCGAGCAGCAGCTCGACGCGTTCCGCCAGGAGAAGTCGAAGGCCCCGTACGGGCTGTCCTCGTACCCGCACCCGCGGCTGATGCCGGACTTCTGGGAGTTCCCGACCGTCTCGATGGGCCTCGGCCCGCTCGGCGCCATCTTCCAGGCGCGGATGAACCGCTACATGGAGGCGCGCGGCATCGCCGACACCTCCGCGTCGCACGTCTGGGCCTTCCTCGGCGACGGCGAGATGGACGAGCCGGAATCGCTCGGGCAGTTGTCCATCGCGGCTCGGGAGGGCCTGGACAACCTGACCTTCGTGGTCAACTGCAACCTCCAGCGTCTCGACGGCCCGGTACGCGGCAACGGCAAGATCATCCAGGAGCTGGAGTCGCAGTTCCGGGGCGCCGGCTGGAACGTCATCAAGCTGGTGTGGGACCGCAGTTGGGACCCGCTGCTGGCGCAGGACCGCGACGGCGTCCTCGTCAACAAGCTGAACACCACGCCCGACGGCCAGTTCCAGACGTACGCCACCGAGACCGGCGCGTACATCCGCGACCACTTCTTCGGTGACGACCACCGGCTGCGCGCCATGGTCGAGGGCATGACCGACGCCCAGATCCTGCACCTGGGCCGCGGCGGTCACGACCACAAGAAGATCTTCGCGGCGTTCTCGGCGGCCAAGGCGCACACCGGGCAGCCGACGGTGATCCTGGCGCAGACGGTCAAGGGCTGGACGCTCGGCCCGAACTTCGAGGGCCGCAACGCCACGCACCAGATGAAGAAGCTGACCGTCGCCGACCTGAAGGGGTTCCGCGACCGGCTGCACCTGCCGATCTCGGACAAGGAGCTGGAGGACGGCGCGCCGCCGTACTACCACCCGGGCCGCAACTCCGAAGAGATCCAGTACATGCACGACCGGCGCAAGGGGCTGGGCGGCTACGTCCCGACGCGGGTCGTGCGGGCGAAGCCGTTGCAGCTGCCCGAGGAGAAGACGTACGCGAGTGTGAGGAAGGGGTCCGGTCAGCAGTCGATCGCCACGACCATGGCGTTCGTGCGACTCCTGAAGGACCTCATGCGGGACAAGGAGATCGGCAAGCGGTTCGTGCTGATCGCGCCCGACGAGTACCGCACCTTCGGCATGGACTCCTTCTTCCCGAGCGCGAAGATCTACAACCCGCTCGGTCAGCAGTACGAGTCCGTGGACCGCGACCTGCTGCTCGCGTACAAGGAGTCGCCGACCGGCCAGATGCTGCACGACGGCATCTCGGAGGCCGGCTGCACCGCCTCGCTGATCGCCGCGGGCTCGGCGTACGCCACCCACGGCGAGCCGCTGATCCCGGTCTACGTCTTCTACTCGATGTTCGGATTCCAGCGCACCGGTGACCAGTTCTGGCAGATGGCCGACCAGTTGGCGCGCGGATTCGTCCTCGGCGCGACCGCCGGCCGTACGACACTGACCGGCGAGGGACTGCAGCACGCGGACGGCCACTCCCAGCTGCTCGCCTCGACGAACCCGGGCTGTGTCGCCTACGACCCGGCGTACGGCTTCGAGATCGCGCACATCGTGAAGGACGGCCTGCGCCGGATGTACGGCCCGGACTCCGAGGACGTCTTCTACTACCTCACCGTCTACAACGAGCCGATCCAGCACCCGGCGGAGCCGGCCGACGTCGACGTGGAGGGCATCCTCAAGGGGGTCCACCGCTTCAGCCGGGGCACGGAGGGGTCGATCCCGGCGCAGATCCTGGCGTCCGGCGTCGCGGTCCCGTGGGCGCTGGAGGCACAGCGCGTCCTCGCCGCCGAGTGGAACGTCCGGGCGGACGTCTGGTCGGCCACCTCCTGGAACGAGCTGCGCCGCGAGGCCGTCGAGGTGGAGCGGCACAACCTGCTCCACCCCGAGGAGGAGCAGCGCGTGCCGTACGTGACGCGGAAGCTGAGCGGTTCCGAGGGGCCGTTCGTGGCCGTGTCGGACTGGATGCGATCGGTTCCCGACCAGATCGCGCGGTGGGTGCCGGGGACCTATCAGTCCCTGGGCGCGGACGGTTTCGGCTTCGCGGACACCCGTGGGGCGGCGCGGCGCTTCTTCCACATCGACGCGCAGTCGATCGTGGTCGCGGTGCTGACCGAGCTGGCACGCGAGGGCAAGGTGGACCGGTCGGTGCTGAAGCAGGCGATCGACCGCTACCAGCTGCTCGAGGTCGCGGCGGCGGACCCCGGGGCCGCGGGCGGCGACGCGTAG
- a CDS encoding peroxiredoxin codes for MAIEVGTEAPDFELRDNHGATVRLSDFRGAKNVVLLFYPFAFTGVCTGELCALRDELPRFANDDVQLLAVSNDSIHTLRVFAEQEGLDFPLLSDFWPHGNISRAYGVFDEDKGCAVRGTLIIDKAGVVRWTVVNGLPDARDLNEYVKALDTL; via the coding sequence ATGGCGATCGAGGTCGGCACCGAGGCACCGGACTTCGAGCTCAGGGACAACCACGGCGCCACCGTCAGGCTGTCCGACTTCCGCGGCGCGAAGAACGTGGTGCTGCTCTTCTACCCGTTCGCGTTCACCGGTGTGTGCACCGGCGAACTGTGCGCCCTGCGCGACGAACTGCCGAGGTTCGCCAACGACGACGTCCAGCTGCTGGCGGTCTCCAACGACTCCATCCACACCCTGCGCGTCTTCGCCGAGCAGGAGGGCCTGGATTTCCCGCTGCTCTCCGACTTCTGGCCGCACGGCAACATTTCACGCGCCTACGGCGTCTTCGACGAGGACAAGGGGTGTGCCGTGCGCGGCACCCTCATCATCGACAAGGCGGGCGTCGTGCGCTGGACCGTGGTCAACGGCCTGCCGGACGCGCGTGACCTGAACGAGTACGTGAAGGCGCTCGACACCCTGTGA
- a CDS encoding TerD family protein, whose translation MGFWDELWRGRTTDFDSGSAATNSIELTKRSHTVSLTKQGAATGNLRINLSWRMRTSDIGGGQQRGSLLRHPLKIFKPDVVQAHTQSMVNVDLDLGVLYELTDGTKGVVQPLGGLLGEINDPPFVKLSGDDRFGSGSGETAYVNLDHRDDIKRLLVFVYIYDQTPAFDRTHAVITLYPSNGPRIEIGLDERHPQARSCAVVMIENNKGEITVRREVKFVYGFQAELDRLYGWGLQWGRGYKSKVDR comes from the coding sequence ATGGGCTTCTGGGACGAGCTGTGGCGCGGGCGCACGACGGACTTCGACTCCGGCAGCGCGGCCACCAACTCCATCGAACTGACGAAACGCAGCCACACGGTGTCGCTCACCAAACAGGGCGCCGCCACCGGAAACCTCCGCATCAACCTCTCCTGGCGGATGCGCACCTCCGACATCGGCGGCGGTCAGCAGCGTGGCAGCCTGCTGCGCCACCCCCTCAAGATCTTCAAGCCGGACGTGGTCCAGGCGCACACCCAGAGCATGGTGAACGTCGACCTCGACCTCGGCGTGCTGTACGAGCTCACGGACGGCACCAAGGGCGTGGTCCAGCCGCTCGGCGGCCTCCTCGGCGAGATAAACGACCCGCCGTTCGTGAAGCTCAGCGGCGACGACCGGTTCGGTTCCGGCTCCGGCGAGACGGCGTACGTCAACCTCGACCACCGCGACGACATCAAACGACTGCTGGTCTTCGTCTACATCTACGACCAGACCCCCGCCTTCGACCGTACGCACGCCGTCATCACGCTCTACCCGAGCAACGGCCCGCGGATCGAGATCGGCCTCGACGAACGCCATCCGCAGGCCCGGTCCTGCGCGGTGGTGATGATCGAGAACAACAAGGGCGAGATCACCGTGCGCCGCGAGGTGAAGTTCGTCTACGGCTTCCAGGCCGAACTCGACCGGCTGTACGGCTGGGGACTGCAGTGGGGGCGGGGGTACAAGTCCAAGGTCGACCGCTGA
- a CDS encoding TerD family protein: MTHAMLKGSNIPLDATAVRAVLRWTPGQGVPDVDASALLLGADGRVRSDEDFVFYNQPRHPSGKVWRLGKKRVAEGLTDTIQTDLAGVESGVGQILLVASADGVSFDRVRSLRILLYDASGAEGEPLAYFDIKPETGTETALICGELYRRGAGWKFRALGEGYPNGLEGLASDFGITVDESEPEAGTVPEAADWAVPVTSPETSVPLPAEQPAPVPPQSGYGYPQPQTAPAQPAYGYPQPASRPAYGYPQPQTAPAVPPAYGFPQAVGTLPDPDFRLPPQGPQFVGR, translated from the coding sequence ATGACGCACGCGATGCTGAAGGGGTCGAACATCCCGCTGGACGCCACAGCGGTTCGTGCCGTGCTGCGCTGGACGCCCGGGCAGGGTGTCCCGGACGTCGACGCCTCGGCACTGCTCCTCGGTGCCGACGGTCGTGTGCGATCCGACGAGGACTTCGTCTTCTACAACCAGCCACGTCATCCTTCGGGCAAGGTCTGGCGCCTCGGCAAGAAGCGCGTCGCCGAGGGCCTCACCGACACGATCCAGACAGATCTGGCCGGTGTCGAGTCCGGCGTCGGACAGATTCTGCTGGTCGCATCGGCGGACGGGGTCTCCTTCGACCGCGTACGGTCCCTGCGCATTCTGCTGTACGACGCCTCCGGTGCCGAGGGTGAACCGCTGGCGTACTTCGACATCAAGCCGGAGACCGGTACGGAGACGGCGCTGATCTGCGGCGAACTGTACCGCCGCGGTGCGGGCTGGAAGTTCCGGGCGCTCGGCGAGGGCTATCCGAACGGGCTGGAGGGGCTGGCCTCCGACTTCGGGATCACGGTGGACGAGTCGGAGCCGGAGGCCGGGACCGTGCCGGAGGCGGCGGACTGGGCCGTTCCGGTGACATCGCCGGAGACCTCTGTACCGCTGCCGGCCGAGCAGCCCGCCCCGGTGCCCCCGCAGTCCGGGTACGGCTATCCGCAGCCGCAGACGGCGCCGGCGCAGCCCGCCTACGGCTATCCCCAGCCGGCGAGCCGGCCGGCCTACGGCTATCCGCAGCCGCAGACGGCACCCGCCGTCCCCCCGGCGTACGGCTTCCCGCAGGCCGTGGGCACCCTGCCCGACCCGGATTTCCGGCTGCCGCCGCAGGGCCCCCAGTTCGTCGGCCGCTGA
- a CDS encoding DUF3052 domain-containing protein, with amino-acid sequence MSATADHAEERTSPAGRLGFEPGQVVQEIGFDDDVDHDLREGIESLIGQDLVDEDYDDVADVVLLWFRDEDGDLTDALVDAIGLLEDGGTILLLTPKTGRDGYVEPSDINDAAQTAGLSQTKSTSVGKEWSGTRLATPKSKR; translated from the coding sequence GTGAGCGCGACCGCGGACCACGCGGAGGAGCGGACCAGCCCGGCCGGCAGGCTGGGGTTCGAGCCCGGACAGGTGGTCCAGGAGATCGGCTTCGACGACGACGTCGACCACGACCTCCGTGAAGGCATCGAATCGTTGATCGGCCAGGACCTGGTCGATGAGGACTACGACGACGTCGCAGACGTCGTGCTGTTGTGGTTCCGCGACGAGGACGGCGACCTCACGGACGCCCTGGTGGACGCCATCGGTCTCCTTGAGGACGGCGGCACGATCCTGCTGCTGACCCCGAAGACCGGCCGGGACGGCTACGTCGAGCCCAGCGACATCAACGACGCAGCCCAGACCGCGGGCCTCTCCCAGACGAAGAGCACCTCCGTCGGGAAGGAGTGGTCGGGCACGCGTCTGGCCACGCCCAAGTCGAAGCGCTGA
- a CDS encoding TerD family protein, whose protein sequence is MGVTLAKGGNVSLSKAAPNLTHVMIGLGWDARSTTGAPFDLDASALLCNSGRVLGDEWFVFYNQLKSPDGSVEHTGDNLTGEGEGDDESILIDLSKVPANVDKIVFPVSIHEADNRGQTFGQVSNAFIRVVNQADGQELARYDLSEDASTETAMIFGEVYRYNSEWKFRAVGQGYASGLRGIALDFGVNVS, encoded by the coding sequence ATGGGCGTCACGCTCGCCAAGGGAGGCAATGTCTCCCTCTCCAAGGCCGCACCGAACCTCACGCACGTGATGATCGGTCTCGGCTGGGACGCACGTTCCACCACCGGAGCCCCCTTCGACCTGGACGCCAGCGCGCTGCTGTGCAACTCGGGCCGGGTGCTCGGCGACGAGTGGTTCGTCTTCTACAACCAGCTCAAGAGCCCGGACGGCTCGGTCGAGCACACCGGCGACAACCTCACGGGTGAGGGCGAGGGCGACGACGAGTCGATCCTGATCGACCTCTCCAAGGTCCCGGCCAATGTCGACAAGATCGTCTTTCCGGTCTCCATCCACGAGGCGGACAACCGCGGCCAGACCTTCGGCCAGGTCAGCAACGCCTTCATCCGTGTGGTGAACCAGGCCGACGGCCAGGAACTCGCCCGCTACGACCTCTCCGAGGACGCCTCCACGGAGACCGCGATGATCTTCGGCGAGGTCTACCGCTACAACAGCGAGTGGAAATTCCGCGCGGTCGGTCAGGGATACGCGTCAGGGCTGCGCGGTATCGCCCTCGACTTCGGAGTCAATGTTTCCTAG
- a CDS encoding HpcH/HpaI aldolase/citrate lyase family protein, translating to MRHFGHIAPEERQRLFHREPCLFTADSPPRLLAAALGATLYSPATRPQLADDVLKQAARGVVSMVLCLEDSIDDSEVVAAEQNLVRQFADLAARPAAELPLLFVRVREPEQIPDLVRRFGASVRLLSGFVLPKFTEERGVPFLEALTAAEAASGRRLFAMPVLESPCLLYLESRRETLAGISRVVDKYRDRVLALRLGVTDFCSAYGLRRAPDMTAYDVQIVASVIADVVNTLGRADGTGFTVTGPVWEYFRVQERMFKPQLRRSPFQEGEVEELREALIEHDMDGLLREIALDRANGLLGKTCIHPSHVPAVHALSVVSHEEWSDAQDILRPERGGGGVLRSAYTNKMNEVKPHRAWAERTLERAEVFGVANEDIGFVELLAAGLPA from the coding sequence ATGCGTCATTTCGGGCACATCGCCCCTGAAGAGCGGCAGCGACTCTTCCACCGCGAGCCCTGCCTCTTCACCGCCGACTCCCCGCCCCGCCTGCTGGCGGCGGCCCTGGGAGCCACGCTCTACAGCCCCGCGACCCGGCCCCAGCTGGCCGACGACGTCCTCAAGCAGGCCGCACGCGGCGTGGTCTCCATGGTGCTGTGCCTGGAGGACTCGATCGACGACTCCGAGGTCGTGGCGGCGGAGCAGAACCTCGTCCGGCAGTTCGCCGACCTGGCCGCCCGGCCCGCGGCCGAGCTCCCGCTGCTGTTCGTACGGGTGCGCGAGCCGGAACAGATCCCCGACCTCGTGCGGCGCTTCGGCGCGTCCGTACGGCTGCTGTCCGGATTCGTCCTGCCGAAGTTCACCGAGGAGCGGGGCGTCCCCTTCCTGGAGGCGCTCACCGCCGCCGAGGCCGCGAGCGGGCGCCGGCTCTTCGCCATGCCCGTCCTCGAGTCGCCCTGCCTGCTGTACCTGGAGAGCCGCCGCGAGACCCTGGCGGGCATCTCCCGGGTCGTCGACAAGTACCGCGACCGCGTCCTCGCGCTGCGCCTGGGCGTCACCGACTTCTGCTCGGCGTACGGACTGCGGCGGGCGCCCGACATGACCGCCTACGACGTCCAGATCGTCGCCTCCGTGATCGCCGACGTGGTGAACACGCTGGGCCGCGCGGACGGCACCGGCTTCACGGTGACCGGGCCGGTCTGGGAGTACTTCCGGGTGCAGGAACGTATGTTCAAGCCGCAGCTGCGCCGCAGCCCCTTCCAGGAGGGCGAGGTCGAGGAGCTGCGCGAGGCACTCATCGAGCACGACATGGACGGACTGCTGCGGGAGATCGCCCTCGACCGCGCCAACGGACTGCTCGGCAAGACCTGCATCCACCCCTCGCACGTCCCGGCCGTGCACGCCCTGTCCGTCGTCAGCCACGAGGAGTGGAGCGACGCGCAGGACATCCTGCGGCCAGAACGCGGCGGCGGAGGCGTCCTGCGGTCGGCGTACACGAACAAGATGAACGAGGTGAAGCCGCACCGCGCCTGGGCCGAGCGCACTCTGGAGCGCGCCGAGGTGTTCGGTGTCGCCAACGAGGACATCGGCTTCGTGGAGCTGCTCGCCGCCGGGCTCCCGGCCTGA
- a CDS encoding TerD family protein, protein MGVSLSKGGNVSLTKEAPGLTAVIVGLGWDARTTTGVDFDLDASAILTNADGKVSSDQNFVFFNNLKSPDGSVEHTGDNITGEGEGDDEQIKVNLAAVPADVQKIVFPVSIYDAENRQQSFGQVRNAFIRVVNQAGEAEIARYDLSEDASTETAMVFGELYRNGAEWKFRAIGQGYASGLRGIAQDFGVNV, encoded by the coding sequence GTGGGAGTCAGCCTCAGCAAGGGCGGCAACGTATCGCTGACCAAGGAGGCCCCGGGACTGACCGCGGTCATCGTCGGTCTGGGATGGGACGCCCGTACGACGACCGGCGTCGACTTCGACCTCGACGCCAGCGCCATCCTCACGAACGCGGACGGCAAGGTCAGCTCCGACCAGAACTTCGTGTTCTTCAACAACCTGAAGAGCCCGGACGGCTCGGTCGAGCACACCGGCGACAACATCACCGGTGAGGGCGAGGGCGACGACGAGCAGATCAAGGTGAATCTCGCCGCTGTCCCCGCCGACGTCCAGAAGATCGTGTTCCCGGTCTCCATCTACGACGCCGAGAACCGCCAGCAGTCCTTCGGCCAGGTCCGCAACGCGTTCATCCGCGTGGTGAACCAGGCCGGTGAGGCGGAGATCGCCCGCTACGACCTCTCCGAGGACGCCTCCACGGAGACCGCCATGGTCTTCGGCGAGCTGTACCGCAACGGCGCGGAGTGGAAGTTCCGCGCCATCGGCCAGGGGTATGCCTCGGGCCTGCGCGGCATCGCGCAGGACTTCGGCGTCAACGTCTGA
- a CDS encoding DUF475 domain-containing protein — MLLKTFGWSFAVTALGLVAAAFYGGWTAFGIVAILAVLEISLSFDNAVVNAGILKKMSAFWQKIFLTVGVLIAVFGMRLVFPVVIVAISAKIGPIDAVDLALNDKDKYQQLVTDAHPSIAAFGGMFLLMIFLDFIFEDRDIQWLRWIERPLAKLGKVDMLSVCIALAVLLVTSFTFAVHAHQHGGGHADKAQTVLISGIAGLITYMVVGGLSGYFEDRLEEEEERTHEEEEEAERTGKKKPAVVLAGQAAFFMFLYLEVLDASFSFDGVIGAFAITNDIVLMALGLGIGAMYVRSLTVYLVRQGTLDDYVYLEHGAHYAIGALAVILLVTIQYQINEVITGLVGVVLIGLSFWSSVRRNRALAAAEGKGTTSDEKAEVSSGV; from the coding sequence GTGCTTCTGAAAACCTTCGGCTGGTCGTTCGCGGTCACCGCGCTCGGTCTGGTCGCAGCGGCCTTCTACGGGGGGTGGACCGCCTTTGGCATCGTGGCGATCCTGGCCGTCCTGGAGATCTCGCTGTCCTTCGACAACGCGGTGGTCAACGCCGGAATCCTGAAGAAGATGAGTGCCTTCTGGCAGAAGATCTTCCTCACGGTCGGTGTGCTGATCGCCGTCTTCGGCATGCGTCTGGTCTTCCCCGTCGTCATCGTCGCCATCAGCGCCAAGATCGGCCCGATCGACGCGGTCGATCTCGCGCTGAACGACAAGGACAAGTACCAGCAGCTGGTGACCGACGCCCACCCGTCGATCGCGGCCTTCGGTGGCATGTTCCTGCTGATGATCTTCCTCGACTTCATCTTCGAGGACCGGGACATCCAGTGGCTGCGCTGGATCGAGCGTCCGCTCGCGAAGCTCGGCAAGGTCGACATGCTGTCGGTCTGCATCGCCCTGGCCGTCCTGCTGGTCACCTCCTTCACCTTCGCGGTCCACGCCCACCAGCACGGCGGCGGGCACGCCGACAAGGCGCAGACGGTACTGATCTCCGGCATCGCCGGTCTGATCACCTACATGGTCGTCGGCGGACTCTCCGGCTACTTCGAGGACCGGCTCGAAGAGGAGGAGGAGCGCACCCACGAGGAAGAGGAGGAGGCCGAGCGGACCGGCAAGAAGAAGCCGGCCGTCGTCCTCGCCGGCCAGGCCGCCTTCTTCATGTTCCTCTACCTGGAGGTCCTGGACGCCTCCTTCTCCTTCGACGGCGTCATCGGCGCCTTCGCCATCACCAACGACATCGTGCTGATGGCGCTCGGCCTCGGCATCGGCGCCATGTACGTCCGTTCGCTCACGGTCTACCTGGTCCGCCAGGGCACCCTCGACGACTACGTCTACCTGGAGCACGGCGCGCACTACGCCATCGGCGCCCTCGCCGTGATCCTGCTCGTCACCATCCAGTACCAGATCAACGAGGTCATCACCGGTCTCGTCGGTGTCGTCCTGATCGGCCTGTCCTTCTGGTCGTCGGTGCGCCGCAACCGGGCGCTCGCGGCCGCCGAGGGAAAAGGCACGACCTCGGACGAGAAGGCTGAGGTCTCGTCCGGGGTCTGA